TAAGTTCTACCACAGTTTCTgtagttttcacttttttcttctttgtcagtTAAAAGTGAACAGTGAGAATTAAATACTTATCTTTACATATACACAAGGTATGCTGTGAAAGCATATTTGCttacaaacatataaaaatactTGTTAACTAGTTTGAtaagaaaataatgtataaaagtATATAGCAAAAACATTAATCATCTCTGACCCTGGAAAGATCAATtccatattttatattacaaacaaaaacagttttagttttttttgaaTCCCTTATCCAGAAATACTTGaaaaaggaagacagacagaaattatttatttttactctcaACATGGCTGTGAAaagagttaaattaaaaaatcaagaacATTGAAATGCCTAAGTCCAGAATGAGACCAAATATTCGACCACACAGAGTATTATCATCTTTAAGAGTAGCAGTAATAATAAAGGCTTTATACGTAGTTTTTAATCTATAAATACAATAGGCATTTTGGTATTTTGGCCACTGGAAAACAAAGGCTGTAGCTTTAGTAAAGGTCTGAGATGCCTCACTTGTGTGGATTCAATTCAGTGTATTTAAAGTTAACTAACGTTGACATCAAAATTTTTAGAGACAGgcaaaaattcacatttttaaaaaaactccttATGTTTCTATTTAGAGTAACAGTAGGCAATATGATTCCAGAAGTTAAAAGTTATTTCACAACCTATGACTTCAGCCTGGCAAACAGCTTAGGTTCCAAAACTGATTCATCCCTATTAAAATGTAAGCCCTTAAAAAAGaatgtgtctgtgtatatagatatatattttaaaggaatcagATAATCTTTGAAGCAGCCTTAGTGTTTCCTTTCAATTTGTCTGAAAATGACCATAGGATGAGCTTCACGGAAAGGACTAGCCAGCTTCTTGGTCTAAGGCTACCACGGTGGGCATCCGTCTAAGGCTAGAAAGGTACCAACGTGACGTAAACcgtaagaagagaagatgagGGCTTTTCCTGGCAGTTGGTAGCTAAAACTCAGGGGATTCTTAGAAAATGACACAATGGCAgcctttcttgtctttttctttccgcGTTGGTTCTGGTGAAGGAGGACATTCCTGCTCCTGAAACTTCCTGTAAGACAGAAAAACCTAGATATAACTGCCTTCTTGGTAATATATTATTACAAGCGCAGGTTATTTCTGGACGAGTCTGGTTTACGTGCATAGGCTTTTCAGCATTAAATTTCAACCAGGGAATCAAAGCAAGTCTCTGGGTGTTGGGGGAGGCACAAATGCTTCAACGCCAGCATCAGCAGAGCTGTCGCGTTCCATTAATGAGCTCCATTAACGAGCGAGGCTTGAATCAGATGAAATGCTGAACTCAATAACCCCTAAGCTCCCTTCCCAATTTGAAATTCTGTGCCTCGCAGGTACACTCCAGAAGAAACGCCCATCACCAGGTGCAACAGAGCAGACAGCCTCACGAGGCGGGCCGTTCCTCTGCCTGTTCCGCCACGTCTTAGCCGCAGGTCAGCATTAGACACGGtagctgacctctctgagccGTGGAGCGTTAGAAGCAAGTAATAAGAACCTACCTTTCACAGCTGCTACGAGGATTAAAGAAGAGGTTATGTTTAAATGCCTAACAGGGCCTGGCATAAAAATGCCtcctctgcccccttctctctcctgtgtGACTGATGGGTATAAATAACTCTGAGCCTCCAAACCGGGAGTGTCAAAACCAAggacaaaatatttcaaaatggcagtaaaaattatttcaagaaggCACTGCTTCATCGGCGTGCGTGTGGTAAAATgcacgtaaaatttaccatcttaccaTTCTTAAGtttacaattcaatggcattaaaaatattcacaatgttgtacaaccagcaccaccatccatctccaggactcTTTTCATCTCGCAAAATTCAAACtctgtattaatttaaaaaataacggaacttctatttttaacaaactactaaaaaataaaaaaactatagTCTCCACCACTGCACCCCCCCCAagagaaggccctggggcaagggGCTGAAAAAAGTACAAGCAGCCCATAGCTCAGAGGTCAATTCACCTTAGACACACAATTAACACCAGCCCACTCCACACACCTGTCCAACTATCTAACCAGCAGAGAAACCAGTGGATCTAGAGAGCAGCGGGTGAAGGAGGGCCAGGTTACCAAGACTCAAAATAATCAAATCAggcgccccctccccccgcctcccccccccaGTAAAGCAACTCCATCTTGctcatacacaaacacacacaggttACTCCAGCCGACCTTGCCCATCACCTCAAACTTCCTGGAACCCATCAACACTTTCTGAACCACAAGGGCCTCAGAGGCCGGCTAACAGAAAAACTCTGCGCAGTCTGGATATTACACTTCACGGCCCATGGGACAGCTGGGTCTCTGCTATCTAGTTTACtcagcctgggaggaggaggccgGCAAGAAGCAAAGCTatgagcacaggctctggaatcagagatACGGactcaagtcccagctctgccttcatTTAAGACGTCTAAACTTTGAACCagtgatttaacctctctgtacctgttttctcatctgtaagtggGGATAAAGGAAAGTATTTAGCTTAttgggctgtggtgaggattaaatgtaatAACCCACGTAAGGCACTGAGCGCGGGGTCTGGCAGAGATCCCCACTCGAATGTCAGCTGCTGTCATCACTCTTCATACCACCACCGCCAGCTCTGGAAGCTGCACAGGTCCTTTTCAAAAGCCCTATGAGTACTCTCTACTTCAATCTAATTAAGTTAGGTCCTACACGGAGAAGCATCTACAATAAAACATGTCCttaattaaaacttttaacaCGGCATTATTAACCCCTAGAACAGAACCACTCCTACATACAATTTCTTCTTTGTTACTAAAAAACACttaatggtaattttttttcttctctgttgatGGTTTTAAAAAGCACCGTGTGACTACTTGTCAAATTcagtaaatgaaaacaaacttcTGGAATGTGCTTTGCTCACCTTATAACCCGGACAAGTTCATGGAAAGCTTGATCGACGTTCATCCTAATCTTTGCTGACGCCTCCATGTAGGTCACCTTGAGTTGTCGTGCTAACTGCTGCCCTTCTTCCTGTGTTACCTGAAATTCCGAGAGGTGTGTGTGAGGCACAGTGCTAACAATTAGATCTACTCCATCTGGTCCTCGGCCACAGACTGCACTGTGGATCCAGCCAGAGGCCACGCTGGTCTGTCATAAGATGAACCAAGAAATTTAATACTGAAGCCCAGCTCTGCAGAACGACTCAGAAGAACATACTTGTGACGGAAACAAGACTTCAGTCAAATGATTACTCAAAAGCATTAAATACAACAGTAATAAATTCTGGGGAGGAAAAGTACAAGGTGCTACGAGAGTGTGTAACCCTGTCGGCAGGTCAGAGaaagcttccctgaggaagtgatcCTTAAGCTAAGAACTAAATAGAGTCTGGAGTTAGTGAGGTGGAGCAAGGAAGTATCCCTGACAAAGGAAACAGCACATGTGAGGGCCCTGAGGAAGAATGGGCCTGCTGAGCTCCAGGAACTGAAAGAGCCTAGAATGGCCAGAACACAGGAAGCCAAGAGAGAAAATGTAGAGAGGCAcggatggagaggagagaaagcctCAAGAGATGCAGGGTCTTCTTTGTCTCAGCATCCCCAGGACCTGGTACACGGGagatgctcaacaaatacatGGGAAGAAATGAATCAAGAATAGGATCACAAGCCCTCACATTAGAAGGTGAAGGAAGGATGGCACAGCTGACGACATATAAAATGGCGAAAACAAAAAACATTCATCAAATATAAGTAAATAGTCTAtgcattttaaatgcaaaaaggTTGGAATAGTGCTATTTACCTAAAATTATCAAACTATATGACATTTAGATAATGGGgccaaaaaattatatttctgaaaaaatgaCTTTCATTGCTGTCATTACCACAAAAGCAAACACTtggagaaaagatagaaaatacaaatgggggaaaaaaaagaaaatttaggaacCTGTCACTAAGAGAGTCTTCTGGTCTTTTTTCAATGACGTTCATTTTTCTCTACAAACATAGGACAATTTTTGTTTACTTATGTTATACTCTGGAAATATGCTAAACTCACTCGTCTAGCTGTTCTGTAAATGCCGTAGGCTTTTCCACATACACAACCACGCCATTTGCTAATACAGACAgttttcttgcttcctttctgACACGGAcgccttttctttctccttctggccTCACCTCACTGCCCAGAACCTTCAGGACAGTGACAGCAGTGGTGAGAGGAGACTTTTGCCTTGTTTTTGATCTTAGGGACAAAGCACTCAGTCTCCCACCACTGAGTATGCTATTAGTTGTAGGGTTTtattgtagatgccctttatcagattgacTATTCCATTTGTAAAAAGCTTTTATCAGGAATGGAAGCTGAATTTTCTCAAAAgtttttttctgcatctgctgaga
The Equus caballus isolate H_3958 breed thoroughbred chromosome 7, TB-T2T, whole genome shotgun sequence genome window above contains:
- the RRAS2 gene encoding ras-related protein R-Ras2 isoform X1, with protein sequence MREQYMRTGEGFLLVFSVTDRGSFEEIYKFQRQILRVKDRDEFPMILIGNKADLDHQRQVTQEEGQQLARQLKVTYMEASAKIRMNVDQAFHELVRVIRKFQEQECPPSPEPTRKEKDKKGCHCVIF